CTGTTGGAAGCCCTGCTTCTCGGACGGCGGGCTATGATTGAGCCAGCTCTACGAGAAGGCTTCGCGGACCTTGGGGTTGTCCACATCTTGGCTGTCTCGGGGCTTCATGTTGGGTACGTGGCTGCTGGCGTAATGGTTCTTCTCTCGGTGTTTCGGGTTCCCTGGCGCGTCAGGTGGCCGCTCCTTCTGGTCGCCCTCTTTCTGTACTCCGTGTTGACGGGATCAAAGCCTCCTGTGGTCCGCGCTTTTCTTATGGCAAGCGCTGTGATCCTCGCAGAGGCTTTCCAGGAACGCTACGACCTAATGAACGGACTGGCTCTGGCCGGTTGCGTCATTCTCCTCCGCAACCCCCTCGCGCTGTATCAGGTGGGCTTTCTTCTGTCGTTCGGGGCGGTTATGGGGATTGGTCTGGCCTATCCCAGAATTCGTGCCTGGGCCCCGCCTGGCTGGTTGAAGTCGCCCCTCACGCGCGGAGTTTGGGAGCTAACCGCCGTCTCGCTCGCCGCTCAGTTCGGCACCTTGCCGATTACGCTGATCTACTTTGGTCGCTTACCCTTGTGGGGAGCTGTAGCCAACGTTGTGGTAGTTCCCCTCACGGGAGTTATTGTGTCGCTCGGTTTTCTCACGCTTCTCGTCACCGCTTTTTCCTCGGCCCTCGGGGATCTATTGGCTTCCTCTTGCTGGAAGAGTTTGACCATACTGGAAGGGTTTGTAACTTTGGCGAGGCAGACAGGCCTGGGCTCGCTGGCCGTGGGTCACGCTCCGGTGCCAGCCGTGGTCGCGGCGTGGGCGCTCTCCCTGGCGGTCCTGCTGAGTCCATCGGTCCTCCAACGCGTGCGCGTAGGCCTGTTCGGATCTTTGGCTCTTGCGAACCTTTTGGTCTGGGAAGGAGCGATTTGCCCGAAGCCGGCAACCGATCTCCTCTTCTTGGACGTCGGGGTAGGAGATGCCGCGCTCGTCCGCTTTCCGAACGGCAAGGTCCTCGTGGTGGACGCGGGAGACGTCTCCCCCGCTTTTGACAGCGGGAAAGAGGTCGTCATTCCTGTGCTGCGACGTCTCGGCGTGCGAAAAGTGGATGTGGTCGTCGCTACCCACGCTCATCAGGATCACGTAGGTGGCCTGGCGTCTGTGCTTCGCACCATTCCGGTCAGACGGATCGTATGGAGTGGCTACCAAAGTGATATGCCGGCGTGGAGACAGGTAGTATCCGTTGCCGATAGCTTACAAATCCCCCTCGTTCGTCGCTGCGCGGGCGATACGATCGGGGGCTTCGAGCCGGCTGTCGTTGCGGTCCTGGGCCCGGATTGTAGGAACCAGCCGACAAACCCCAACGATGCTTCGCTCGTGCTGCTCCTTCACTGCCAAGGGAAACGGATCCTGCTTGCCGGCGACATCGAGGAAGAAGGGGAAAGGGCGGTCCTTCGATACGCGCCCGTTCTCCGTTGTAGCGTGCTCAAGGTGGCCCACCATGGGAGCCCCCGATCTTCGGGGGAAGGATTCCTGCAGGCCACGCAGCCTGAGATAGGGATCATCTCGGCGAGTCAATTCAACCGTTTTGGCTTCCCATCGGCCGCCGTGGTGGAACGACTACAAGGAAGGGGATGCGAAGTCTTGCAGACCGGAAAGGAAGGTGCAGTCTGGCTGAGGTTGCGGGGAGGTACACTTACCCGTGTTCGTTGGTAACCGATCTTGCCCACCAAGCGTGGAGGAGCTATGAACGACCGAGAAAAGCTGCTGGAGAGGATCCTTGACTGTGGGGTGACCGCCATTGTAAGGGTGGATTCTGCTCAGGGCCTGCTCCCTGTCGTCGAGGCCCTTCAGCGCGGCGGCGTGAATGTGGTTGAGATCACCATGACGACCCCGAACGCATTGGAGATCATACGGGAGACCCGCTCCCGCTTCGGTGATCAGGTCCTCCTCGGCGCGGGAACCGTCCTGGACGCGGAGACCGCGCGCGCGGCCATCCTCGCGGGCGCCGATTTCATCGTCAGCCCGATCACAGACGAGGCGACCATTCGCCTGGTTCACCGTTACTCCAAGGTCGTAATGCCCGGAGCGTTTACTCCCACCGAAGTGGTGCGAGCTTGGGAGCTCGGAGCGGATGTGGTCAAGATCTTCCCCACCTCCTCCGTGGGTCCGGAATACATTCGTGATCTGAAAGGGCCCTTGCCCCATGTCCGGATGATCCCCACCGGAGGGGTGAGTTTGGAGACCGCGGCGGCGTTCTTACGAGCAGGCGCCTGCGCCCTTGCCGTCGGGGGAAATCTGGTGAAGAAGCAACTCGTGGCCGAGGGCCGCTACGACGAAATCACCGAACTGGCGAAGAAGTTCGTGCAGATCGTGCGGGAAGTAAGGGGCCGGTGAGGCATCAGGATCATGGCTGCGCCGGTGTGAGGCACCTCATGGCCAGAACTTTGTCAGCCAAACGGATGTCGAGGCTCTTCTCGAGCGTGCGACCTCCAGGTGCAACCAGGTGCGCAAGACAGGTTCCCGAGGGCCGATTTGCCCGGCGCTGATCTGCGAGCCGAGGCGAACGTGACAGAGCAGGAGCGACAGAGGCTGTTGACTCTCAGCGGGTTCGAACGCCCCTTCTGGCAGAGGGGGCTCCTGGTCGCCGGCGTCGATGAGGCGGGTCGAGGTCCCCTCGCTGGACCCGTCGTGGCCGCTGCGGTCGTGCTCCCCGCCGAGCCCCTCATCGCCGGTATCGACGATTCCAAGCAGTTGGCACCGGAGGTACGTGAGGAGCTTTACGAGCGAATCGTGCGCCAGGCGATCGCGGTGTCCATCGGAAGGGCAGAACCATGGGAGATTGACCGACTGAATATACTCAGGGCCACCTGCTTGGCGATCTCGCGGGCTATCGGCGGCCTTCCTCCGATCTGTCTGCACGTGTTCGTGGACGGTCTCTTGGTGCCCGGACTCCCCTACCCGCAGACGGCGCTGGTTCACGGTGACGCACGTTGCTATTCCGTTGCGGCCGCCTCCATCGTCGCGAAGGTGACCAGGGATCGCCTGATGGCCCAGCTGGACCGGGAGTACCCGGGGTATGGCTTCGCCAGGCACAAGGGTTACGCGACGCCCGAACACGTCAGAGCCATCCAATCCTTAGGCCTCTGCCCCCTGCACCGCAGGAGTTTCCGTGTACCTGAGAACCTGCGTGGGCGATACCGCTGCGGGTAACAAGCGGTGTCGGCTCCGCTGGAATGCTCCTCCTCACGGTCGGACCTCAGGGAGTTCTCGGGGCAGACAGTGACAAACGGCGCCGGGCAGGGGCTGGTGGGCCGCGCCGTTGCGACCTCGTCCCCGATCCGAAGGCTCAATCGCGCTGGATGTACAGAAGATCCCGCCAGCGCGAGAGGGGAAAAGGCACGAACCCGGGCACGGCAAGCCCCGCGGCAGCGAAAGGCGCCGGCATCTCCGGATCGTGAATCGCGAGCAGGCTCCCCAGTGTGAGGTCTGCGAAGGCTCGAGCGGAAAAACGGATGTCTCTCCTCCGTCAGGCATTTCACAGCAGCGACAAGGTGTATCGCCCATGACCAGCACACGGCGCTCGCGGGGTCTGCGGGGCGAGGAAATCGCCGCGCGGCACCTCCTGGCCAACGGATGGCAGATCGTGGCCCGCAACGTGCGCCTGGGACGATACGAGATCGACCTGATCGCTCGTGAGGGCAATACACTGGTGTTCGTGGAGGTAAAGACTGCCTCCGGACCGCGTTTCGGATCCCCTGAGGATTGGATCACCCCACGAAAGCGGCGCTCCCTGGTGCGGGCTGCACTGCGCTACCTCGCAGAGCACGGACTGGAAAACATCGACTGCCGCTTCGACGTTGTGGCGATTGAACGAGGGGCGAGAAGCACTCGGTTGCGACACTATCGGGGCGCGTTCTCGCCGGAGCCGGGAGATCTCCCAGTCTGAAGGGGGCCGGGCCTGGCTTCCGGAAAGACCGCTTGGCAGCCGATCCTCTCGGCTTGAACGCCGGGGGGATGGCGCGGCTGAGCTCTTGGAGCCTGGTACGGCAAGGTCCGGGGACCAGGCACTCTTTCTACCAAGGTCTTCCACCAGTGCCCGGGCCAGCGCGGGGAGGATACCGTGTCTTGCAACGCCGAGGGACGCAGATTCAGAGAAACTGCTCCCGCGCGCGTTCCCTCGCAAGGCCAAGGACCGCAGAGGACACGCGCGGAACGGCATCTGCTCACTCCCGCTGCTCGTTTGTTGCCACCGCAGACCGAGTTCAGGACGGGGGGAACGGGCAGGCGGCGGAGCGAGAACGAGCTCCCGCCGGAGCGGGAGCTTCCACTTGTTTTTTCCCGCGCGCACAGCTATCTTGGCGCGGTTACAGGAGCGTGGGTGCGCGCAAAGAGCACCGTCCGAGGGATACGGCTGGTCGATGAAGGCAGAGGGAAGGGGCGGCAGGAACTGGAGTAGGGCGTGCGCGCGCGAAGGGCGCATCCGTGCGGGTGAGGCCACCACGATCCCGCCCCTCGGATTCAGATTCGGTCTCCTGGCGGGGGGAAGCAGAAGCATCTTCTCGGCGCTGGGTCCTCGTTTTACCTCGCCGTCCAAGGGGAAAACAACGCCCGACGCGGGCCAGAGTGCGGCCCACTGTTTTCCTTCCCTGCGGAGTGCGAGAGCCGGGGCGGGACCAAGAGGCAGCCAGATTAAAAGAACCAGGCCAACCCTCGTACGAAAAAGTCCACGCACGCTGCAGGGGACGCTGGCTACCCACCCCCAATCGCTCGTTCGTATCCTGCCACGGGCTCCGCTTGTGGGAGCTCGGACTATTCGATCTACCCGGATCCGTCGTCCGAAACCTTTTCCCCTCGCGGCGGGGCTAGGGCGGCAACGCCCCCTCTTTCAGGGAGTGGCAAGTCTCACCGCTGCTTCTTTTTTGGGACGGGCCCGGACGCGGAGAGGCGGCCCCGTGACCGCCCACAATGGGGCCGTCGTAAACCCATGCCCGTCTTTTCCAGCGAGGGTTATCCTTCTCCGCTGCCATGCCAGGGACCTACTGTTTTCCATCCCGCACTGGACATCGCCGACCTCAGCCCCGCTGTACAGGGCACAGGGGACACTCAACCTTGGCGGGACCGAAAAGCCTGGTCCTTTCCCAAACCTTATCGCGACTCGATCGGCCAGGGCAGGTTTTTCGCTCACCGGAGCCCTTCGTCTTTGATGGTGTGACGCTACGCGGAGGACCTATGGCTCTGCTGGACAGGCTGGTTGCAACAACTCTCCCGATCGTTCCAAAACCGATTGTCCGCTACTTTTCCAGAAGATACATCGCGGGGGAGCGCCTGGAAGATGCCATTCGCGTGACCCGCCAGCTCAATCGCGAGGGGGCCATGGCCACGATCGACGTGCTCGGCGAGCACGTCTCCGACCCACGGCAGTGCGAAGAGGCCGTGCTTGCGTACGAAACAGTCCTCGACGCCATCGAGGCCGAAAAGCTGGACTCGAACATTTCGGTGAAACCCACACACATGGGGCTGAAAATCAGCTACGAGCTTTGCCTGAATAACCTCCGGCGCCTCGTGCGCAAGGCCGCCTCCCTCAACAACTTCGTCCGCATCGACATGGAGGACTCCACCTGCACGGCGGACACCATCCGTCTTTACCGACATCTCCGTCAGGAGTTCACGAACGTGGGCCTGGTCCTTCAAGCCTATCTCCGGCGATCCCATCAGGATATCGAAGACCTGTTAGCCCTCAAGCCAAACGTCCGCGTCTGCAAGGGCATCTACGTGGAGCCGCGAGAGATTGCGTACAAGGACAAGGAGATCATCCGGCGCAATTTCGCGTGGATGATGGAGACCTTGCTTCGCCATGGCTCGTACATCGGCATCGCCACCCACGACGAACGGCTTGTATGGGAAGGGTATCGATTGGTCCGGGAGTTCCGAGTCCCCCCTCAGCAGTACGAGTTTCAGATGCTTCTCGGAGTGGACGATCAGCTGCGGCGTATCATCCTGCGGGATGGACACCGGCTCCGGGTTTACGTTCCCTTCGGAAGGGAGTGGTACGCGTACTCCCTCCGCCGTCTGCGGGAGAATCCGCAGATCGCCGGCTACGTCTTCCGCGCCCTTTTCAGGCGGGATGGCCAAGCACCTGGCGCGAATTAGAGGCGATGGGCCTCGACGCGGTGCGGCCCTCACCCGAAACCGATTGCAGCCACGGAGGGAAGCAACCGTCACGGAGCACAACGGAGAGGGGTAAGACCGGGAAAGAGGTTCGGGAGGGAAGATGAGAAAGCGTGTGGCCCTGAAGATTCTCAGGTACCGGAACAGGCTTCGCTACCGCCGGGATCAGATCGAGAAGGCCAAGCGTGTCGCCGCTCGCCTGGGAATCGAGATCGCCGAACCAAAGAACACGTCGGGAGAACAAGGTTCTTCTCCCTCCATTGAGCTTCCCAGCGCGGGAGAAGGCCATGAGCAGCACTAAGACCGCGGGTCTGCCTTCCGCAGGGGAAGCCAGGTGAAGGACCTCCCCACCGTATCCGAGATCCGGAAAGCGCAGGTCCGGATCGCCCCCTACGTCTGGCAGACCCCTCTGCTGCGCGTCGGAAGCGTTCCCCTGTACTTGAAGATGGAGTGCTGGCAACGTACGGGGAGCTTCAAGGTTCGCGGCGCCTTCTCGAAGCTGCTGACGCTGAGCAAGGAAGAGCTGGCTCGAGGTCTGGTGACCGCCTCCGCAGGGAATCACGGTATCGGCGTGGCGGAAGCGGCAAGGTCCCTGGGAACAACCTGCCACGTGTTTGTCCCGCTTAGCGCCGCTCGTGCCAAGATCCGGAGCCTGGAAGAGTTGGGCGCGCTGTTGCATTTCGCGGGACGGGATTACGACGAATGCGAGGAGGAGGCCCGCCGCTGGGCGCGGGACCACAATGCCCTCTTTGTGCACGCCTTTGACGACCTCGAGGTCATCGCCGGTCAGGGGACCGTGGGCCTGGAAATGATCGAGCAGATGGACGACGGGGTACGTACCCTCTTTGTCCCGGTCGGCGGCGGTGGCTTAATCGCCGGTGTGGCGAGTGCGTTCCGGGGACTGCGGCCCGACGTGCGTATTATCGGGGTGCAGCCGGAGGCCAGTCCCGCTATGCTTCGTGCGCTGGAGGCGGGCCACGTTGTCGAAACGCCCTGCGGCGAGACCCTCGCCGACGGCCTAGCCGGCAGGTTCGTCTCCGAAAGGACTCTCCGCGCTTGTCAGCGGTGGGTCGACGGCATCGTTCTCGTGAGCGAGAAGGAAATCCGTGCCGCCGTCTTTTGGCTCTTAGACACCGTGCACACGGTGGGCGAGGGGTCGGCAGTCGTGGGCATTGCCGCAGCCCTGCGAGGTAAAGAACCCGAACCCTACGCTACGATCGTCACCGGAAGGAACATCGACGCTCAGCTCCTCTGCCGCATCCTGAGGGAGGAAACGAATGCCTGAGTACACAGCTGATTTGCGGGTCAACGGCCAGTCGATCCCCCTGAACGAGTTTGTCAATCGACTCCTCTCGAACATCATTTGCGCCATGGTGGCAAGTCTGAAAGGGACGTCGGAGCCCAAGATAATCGAGATTCGCGTGGAGCTACGGGGAAGCGATCAGTAGCCTACCCCCCACCCGCACACCTTGGTCCGGGCCTCACGGCCGGAGAGGCACTTCCTTGCCGCGCCGCTTCCTTCGAGGCTCGGTTCCGCCGAAGATGGGAGTAGCGGGCGAAGAGGGCCAGGGGATCTAATCTTGCATCCCATTACGTTGGAGAGCTGAAGATGGACATGTCCCGTAAGGAGTTCTTGGAAGTCCTCGGCAAGGGCGCCTTGCTCGCTGCCGGGGGCACGCACTTGCTCCCTCCAGCTTCTGGTCCACCGGCGGATCGCTCCCACCCGGGGTTTGTCCTCCGATACCGACCGCTTCGCCTCGAGCTGAAACATGCCTGGACCCTCAGCCGAGGGACCAGCCACTTCAAGGAGAATGTGTTCGTCGAGCTGGAGTGCGACGGGGTAGTGGGGCTTGGAGAGGCCGCGCACAACGTCCGCTACGGCGAAAGCCTGGAATCGACCCAGCAGGCGCTGGAGCAGGCGCGACCCCTCCTGGAGCGCGCCGACCCGTGGGTATTTGTGGACACACAGCTGGCCCTCAGACAGCACATTCAGGGTCAGAACGCGGCCAAGGCGGCCTTGGACATGGCAATGCTCGATTGGGTCGGTAAGAAACTCGGTGTACCCCTATACAGGTTCTGGGGTCTGGATCCCAGGAAGGCGCCGCAAACCACGTATTCCATCGGGATCGATACCCCGGAGGTTATTCGCGAAAAGGTGAAAGAGGCCGAGCCGTACCCGATTCTGAAGATCAAGATGGGGGCCGGAAACGACGAGGAAATCCTGAGGGCCGTCCGGCAGGTGACCGACAAACCCCTCCGGGTAGACGCCAACGAAGGGTGGAGAACAAAGGAGGAGGCCATCCGCAAGATCGAGTGGCTCGCCCAGCATGGTGTGGAATTCGTAGAGCAGCCCATGCCCGCGGCCATGCTGGAAGAGACCGCCTGGGTACGGGAGCGTTCGCCCCTGCCCATCATCGCCGACGAGTCGGTACACACCGCCTCCGACATTCCGAAGCTTGCAGGCGTCTTCGACGGCGTCAACATCAAGGTGGACAAGGCTGGCGGCCTGCAGGAAGCCTATCGAGCCATCTGGATGGCCAAGGCGATCGGGCTCAAGACGATGCTCGGCTGCATGATCGCCAGCTCTCTCTCCATCACGGCAGCAGCCCACCTATCCCCCCTCGTGGATTACGCCGATCTGGACGGGCATCTGCTTATCGCGAACGATCCCTATGTAGGGGTCGAAGTAAGGGACGGCTGGCTCATCCTCCCCGAGAGACCCGGAATCGGAGTCGTGCCCAGGGATTAGCCCAGCGCTTCCGCGATCGCGAACGCCAAACCGAAAGGACAGCGACCATGCTCTCGAACAACATCCGACGGTACATTCACTACGAGATCCCCGAACAGGCCATCTTCAATCCTGACCGCTGGGATTTTCGCCATGTGCAGAAGGTCCTCTCGTGGCGCTCAGCTGCAAACGCGCTGAGGCTGCATCTCGCCCTCAGCGACGGGTCGGAAGCTGAGCTCGAGATGTTCGCCTGGTCAGACGATATCCTGCGCTTTCGCTTCGGTGAATCGGGAGCGACGTTTCGTGAGTCCTCCGAGATGCTTGTCGGGGTACCGAGCCCCGGGAACCTCGAGGTAGAGCAGGCAGGGAGCAGGCTGATCGCCCGAACCCGCTCCCTGGCCGTTCAGATCGGCCTGGACCCCTGGAGCCTCCGGCTCGAAGATAGCCGCGGGCGGAAGCTCCAGAGCACACACGACTCGGGCCCCTGGAAGTCTTTCTTCCCTCTGTACCCCCTCGGCCTCCAGCAGGGCAAGGCTGGGGAGCCAACGCGGGTGTTCGCCTCGTTCGACCTCGAGCCTTTGGAAGCGGTCTACGGGCTGGGGGAGAAATTCGGCCCTCTCAACAAGCGCGGACAGTCCCTTGTATCCTGGAACTCCGATACCACCAATTGCTCGATGGACCGCGCCTACAAGAATGTGCCCTTCCTGATGACCACGGCCGGCTACGGGCTTTTTCTCCACGATAGTCACCGCATCGAATACGAGATCGGCAGCTGGAGCCATACCGCCCTGAGCTTCGCGGTGGAGAACCCATCACTGGAGTGGTTCTTTCTGTACGGCCCGTCGTTAAAAGAGCTGTTGAGTCGCTACACCGAGCTCACCGGCCGCGCTTCCATGCCCCCTCTTTGGAGTTTCGGCCTCTGGATGTCGCGTTGCGGCTACCGGAACCGGAAGGAGCTGGAGGAAGTGGCGGCCGAGCTCCGGCGCCGAAAGATCCCTTGCGACGTCCTTCACCTCGATCCGTTCTGGATGCACGAGAACCACTACTGCGACTTCGAATGGGACCTGAACGCCTTCCCCGAGCCTCAGGAGATGCTGGCTCGCCTGGGAGCTGAAGGCTTCAAGGTCTGCCTTTGGGAACAACCGTACGTCCCAGCCGGAACGGAAATGTTCCGCGAGGGAGATAGCCGGGGATACTTCGTACGGGACGCCGAAGGCAAGACCCTCCTGATCCCGGATTTCCTGGAAAATCAGGTCGGCCTGGTGGACTTCACCCATCCCGAGGCCAGGAGATGGTACCAGGATAAGCATCGTGGCCTTCTGCAAATGGGAGTGGCCGTGTTCAAAACGGATATGGGGGAAGCAGTGCCCCGGGAAGCTGTCTTCGCCGATGGGCGAACCGGCGCGGAAATGCACAACCTCTATCCCTTGCTCTACGGACGTACCGTTTGGGAAGCTGTCGCGACGAAATGGGGCGGGACGGGGCTTGTGTGGGGAAGATCCGCTTACGCCGGCTCCCAGAGGTACCCCGTCCATTGGGGCGGAGACTCCATCAGTACTCCCGAGGAGATGATGGCCGTCCTGCGCGGAGGGCTGAGCTGGGCGCTTTCTGGAGGCGCGTTCTGGAGTCAGGACATCGGAGGCTTCCAGGGCAAGAAACCCGACCCTTGGCTCTATGTCCGCTGGGCACAATGGGGCTTGTTCAATTCCCATAGCCGATGTCACGGGGTCCAACCCCGGGAGCCGTGGGCGTTCGGAGACAAGGCCGAGGAGATTTTCCGTCGCTTCGCAGAACTGCGCTACCAGCTCCTCCCTTACTTGTGGGGAGTGGCCCGTGAGGCCTCGTACACAGGCCTGCCTGTGATGCGCCCCCTGGTCCTGGAGTTTCAGGACGATCCTACCACCTGGAACCTCGACACCGAGTACCTATTCGGCCCATCGCTTCTCATCGTGCCGGTCTTCGACCAGGCCGGTCGCGTGCACTATTACCTTCCGCCGGGCCTGTGGCTGGACTTCTGGCGGGATCGCAAGCTCGAAGGGCCCCGTTGGGTGGAGGAGACCGTACCTTTGGAGGAAATGCCCATCTTCCTCCGCGACGGCGCCCTGATCGGTATGGCACCAATCTCGCAATACGTTGGCGAGTCACCTTGGGAGAAGCTTTCTCTGACCGTCTTTCTGACCGTGGGCAGAGCCCAGGCCCTCCTCGTGGACGACCGCGGGGGCGAGATCCGCGTGGAGGCATCCCGAGAAACGAAAGCCGCCCAGCTGCGATGGTCCGGAAGCGCGGCAGCGGTGGAGATACTGTGGCGATCCATCGAGAAGCCTCGTTCCGTGCTCTGGAAGGAGACACCCATCCCTACCGGGGGAGGCCAGTCGCAGGGTTTCTGGGACTATGACGCCGAGATCCAGCGGCTGAGAATTGTCCTCCCTCCGGGTGCGGAGAGCTGGGAGGTGAAACTCCTGTTCTGAAGCAAGGCGCCCGAGGAGCTCAATTTCTACGCAGGCCGGCGTCGGGATGCCAAGGCTCCGCATGCGGCTTGCGGGGGCCGATACGATCGACAGGAAGGACCTGCAACCTCAGGGATCCAGGGAATGCACACGGGGCGCAACCCAAGACAAGACCGAGAGGGTAGGGGAAAGGCCATGAGGAAGGTGTGGATTGTTTCTTCTGTCTGTGCCTCGGCCTTGGCCGTCTTTTGCAGCCGGGGCGCCGCCCAGTATCTTCCTCTCCGAAGCCAAGACCGTAATGCCCTTCAGTGGAATGTCCTGAGCTGGGGCTATGAGTCAATGATGGAAGACCACGTCCGACGGGTAGCCTTCGAATACAATCTCCGTCGCTCCTGGCCCTCCGATCCGGAGCAGATTGCCCGTCGGCAAGCCGACACGCGGGCAAGACTCCGGCAGGCCCTGGGCCTTCACCTCCTGGAGCCCACCCCTTTGAACGCGCGGGTTACGGGCACACTGGATTGTGGGGACTACGTCATCGAGAAGCTGGTTTTTAGCAGTTTGCCTGGGGTGTACGTGACCGGTAGCGTCTACGTACCCAAGGACGATAGCGTCCGGCATCCTGCAATCCTTTGCCCGCACGGCCATTGGCGGCATGGCCGCTACCAGACGGAGGTACAGGCGCGCTGCATCGGCCTGGCTAAACTGGGCTACGTGGTGTTGTCCATCGATGCCTATGGCTACGGCGAACGCGCCCCCACGGGGCACCGGGAAGCACACTTCCTCCTCCCCACAGGGCTTACCCTCGAGGGCCTGCAGATCTGGGATAACCTTCGCGCCATCGATTACCTCCTGTCCCGTCCCGATGTGGATCCCTCGCGCATTGGGATCACCGGTGCTTCTGGAGGGGGCAATCAGACCATGTACACCGCCGCCCTCGACGAGCGCATTCGCGCCGCGGTCCCTGCCGTATCCGTGAACACCCTTGACGGCCTGTTCTTCCGAGGTATCGGCTGCGCGTGCGAAGTGGTGCCCGGCATCCTTCGTTTTGCCGACGAATGGGATATTCTGGCGTGCATTGCGCCACGCTACCTCTTCATCCCAAGCACAGTCCTTGACCCCATTTTCCCCGTGGCGCGGGCCCGGGAAGCATTCCTGCGAGCCAAGCAAGTGTTCGAAGATCTCGGCGTAGCGGACCACATTACGATCCAGCATTTCTACGATCGCCACGCCTACAATCAGGAACTGCGCGAGGCCATGTATGGCTGGTTTCAGAGCGTCTTTCGCGGAAAACCCTTTGAGCCTGTACCCGAACCCCCCGGGGTGGAACCCATCCACGACTTCGCAGAGCTTCGGGTTTTCCCAGAAGGCAAACTACCGGCTGACGCAAGGTCGCTCACCCACCTGGCTCTCTCCGCAGCCAAGCGCTACCGTCGACCTTCCCGTTTCTCCAGCCTCCAGGACTGGAATTCCTACAAGGGTCAAGTCCTTTCGGTCCTCCGCGAGAATGTTCTCGACAGCCTCCCTGATCGGGGCCCGATCCCCTTGCGCCTGAAGATAGTAGACCGGACAAGCTTCAGCAGCTGGGACATCGAGAAATGGGTCTTCTGGAGCGACTGGGATGTCATCGTCCCTGCCGTCTGGGTCCGCTCGCCCAACCCTCGAGGCACGGTAATCCTGGCCCACGCGGAGGGCAAGGAACAGGCCGTAACCGAGGGGTGGGTGGAGCAGGCACGCAAAGCCGACCTGAACGTGCTGGCCATCGACCTCAGGGGAACGGGAGAGACGCGCGAAGAGGGTCGACTCCTGGTCCAAAACAACCTGATAATTGGCAAACCTATTCTCGGTGAGTGGGCTTGGGACTTGTGTCGGGCCATCGACGCGGTAGAGATTTCGCTTGGCGGTTCGGGTCAGCCCGTCTATTTGGTCGGTAATGGCCCGGCCGGCCTTGCCTGTCTATTGGCCGGTCTTCTTGACGACCGCGTGAGCGGCGTCGGGGCTATCGCTACCCTCGGCTCCTATGTGGCCAAAGACCGATACAGTGTCGACGGCGTCTACTATCTTCCGGGGATTCTCCAGTGGGCGGATATCCCCCACCTTGT
Above is a genomic segment from candidate division KSB1 bacterium containing:
- a CDS encoding DNA internalization-related competence protein ComEC/Rec2, with protein sequence MEENRPQEDVAGCPLRGSLVLRAGEWFFRRPAVLLFISLALGTLSHRLPLWVSLPSALMLVLLFLCSHSQGRQLWPELFLLLAVLLAASARTHARLSVLCSDPLFVLSRRGAEALLFGYVADEPQWFPDGHRQFCLRVERLFVPGDVLRTSRSRVLVLVSPDLGLPIHAGDRLVLRGQLLPIRPKRNPGDFDHRRYWLAEGVVAHLTVGSEIQIAPLPGKGGPWLVRSVTAPVQRWAATELYRRLPLREAGLLEALLLGRRAMIEPALREGFADLGVVHILAVSGLHVGYVAAGVMVLLSVFRVPWRVRWPLLLVALFLYSVLTGSKPPVVRAFLMASAVILAEAFQERYDLMNGLALAGCVILLRNPLALYQVGFLLSFGAVMGIGLAYPRIRAWAPPGWLKSPLTRGVWELTAVSLAAQFGTLPITLIYFGRLPLWGAVANVVVVPLTGVIVSLGFLTLLVTAFSSALGDLLASSCWKSLTILEGFVTLARQTGLGSLAVGHAPVPAVVAAWALSLAVLLSPSVLQRVRVGLFGSLALANLLVWEGAICPKPATDLLFLDVGVGDAALVRFPNGKVLVVDAGDVSPAFDSGKEVVIPVLRRLGVRKVDVVVATHAHQDHVGGLASVLRTIPVRRIVWSGYQSDMPAWRQVVSVADSLQIPLVRRCAGDTIGGFEPAVVAVLGPDCRNQPTNPNDASLVLLLHCQGKRILLAGDIEEEGERAVLRYAPVLRCSVLKVAHHGSPRSSGEGFLQATQPEIGIISASQFNRFGFPSAAVVERLQGRGCEVLQTGKEGAVWLRLRGGTLTRVRW
- the eda gene encoding bifunctional 4-hydroxy-2-oxoglutarate aldolase/2-dehydro-3-deoxy-phosphogluconate aldolase — protein: MNDREKLLERILDCGVTAIVRVDSAQGLLPVVEALQRGGVNVVEITMTTPNALEIIRETRSRFGDQVLLGAGTVLDAETARAAILAGADFIVSPITDEATIRLVHRYSKVVMPGAFTPTEVVRAWELGADVVKIFPTSSVGPEYIRDLKGPLPHVRMIPTGGVSLETAAAFLRAGACALAVGGNLVKKQLVAEGRYDEITELAKKFVQIVREVRGR
- a CDS encoding ribonuclease HII, with amino-acid sequence MQPGAQDRFPRADLPGADLRAEANVTEQERQRLLTLSGFERPFWQRGLLVAGVDEAGRGPLAGPVVAAAVVLPAEPLIAGIDDSKQLAPEVREELYERIVRQAIAVSIGRAEPWEIDRLNILRATCLAISRAIGGLPPICLHVFVDGLLVPGLPYPQTALVHGDARCYSVAAASIVAKVTRDRLMAQLDREYPGYGFARHKGYATPEHVRAIQSLGLCPLHRRSFRVPENLRGRYRCG
- a CDS encoding YraN family protein, whose product is MTSTRRSRGLRGEEIAARHLLANGWQIVARNVRLGRYEIDLIAREGNTLVFVEVKTASGPRFGSPEDWITPRKRRSLVRAALRYLAEHGLENIDCRFDVVAIERGARSTRLRHYRGAFSPEPGDLPV
- a CDS encoding proline dehydrogenase family protein, yielding MALLDRLVATTLPIVPKPIVRYFSRRYIAGERLEDAIRVTRQLNREGAMATIDVLGEHVSDPRQCEEAVLAYETVLDAIEAEKLDSNISVKPTHMGLKISYELCLNNLRRLVRKAASLNNFVRIDMEDSTCTADTIRLYRHLRQEFTNVGLVLQAYLRRSHQDIEDLLALKPNVRVCKGIYVEPREIAYKDKEIIRRNFAWMMETLLRHGSYIGIATHDERLVWEGYRLVREFRVPPQQYEFQMLLGVDDQLRRIILRDGHRLRVYVPFGREWYAYSLRRLRENPQIAGYVFRALFRRDGQAPGAN
- a CDS encoding threonine/serine dehydratase, which gives rise to MKDLPTVSEIRKAQVRIAPYVWQTPLLRVGSVPLYLKMECWQRTGSFKVRGAFSKLLTLSKEELARGLVTASAGNHGIGVAEAARSLGTTCHVFVPLSAARAKIRSLEELGALLHFAGRDYDECEEEARRWARDHNALFVHAFDDLEVIAGQGTVGLEMIEQMDDGVRTLFVPVGGGGLIAGVASAFRGLRPDVRIIGVQPEASPAMLRALEAGHVVETPCGETLADGLAGRFVSERTLRACQRWVDGIVLVSEKEIRAAVFWLLDTVHTVGEGSAVVGIAAALRGKEPEPYATIVTGRNIDAQLLCRILREETNA